The Alkalibaculum bacchi genomic interval CATAGCTGCAAAAGATTTAGAAGATTTTATTTCCTTTGGACATGAGGAAAACCTTGAGGTAACAAAAGTAGCAGATGTAACAGCAAGTGGCAGACTGATTATGAAATGGAGAAATAAAGTCATACTTGATTTGAGCAGGGCGTTTTTAAATACAAATGGAGCGAAACAATACGCAGATGTAATGATTGCCTCACCAAATCAAAGTGTAGAAAATCATCATCATGAAGATTCGTTAAAAGAAATTTTTATGAGTGAATTACAGGACTTAAATGCTTGCTCTCAGCAAGGGCTTGGGGAGATGTTCGATGGTTCTATTGGGGCTGGATCTGTACTCATGCCTTATGGGGGAAAATACGCTATTACACCTGCTGAAGGTATGGCTGGAAAAATCCCTGTCCTCAAAGGAGAGACCAATACTTGTAGTTTGATGAGCTATGGATACGACCCAGAAGTATGTGAGTGGAGTCCTTATCATGGAGGTATATATTCCGTAGTAGAATCTGTAGCAAAAATCGTAGCCATGGGCGGAGATTACACAAAAATTCGATTGAGCATGCAGGAGTACTTTGAAAGATTGGAAAAAGACCCTGTTAAATGGGGGAAACCTTTTAGTGCTCTATTAGGGGCTTACTTTGCGCAAGATGCTCTAGGGATTGCAGCCATTGGTGGAAAAGACAGCATGTCCGGAACCTTTAATGATTTGACAGTACCACCTACTATTATCTCTTTTGCAGTTACAGTAGATAAGGCGGAGAACGTATTATCTCCAGAATTTAAACAAACGGGTTCAAAAATTTATCTAGTAGAAATCAAAAGAGATGAGAAAGAAATTCCAAACTTTGAGGAATTGAAACAAAAGTACTCAAAAATTAAAAACTTAATAAATCAAAAGGTGATTCTATCAGCTAAGACCATTGGAAAAGGTGGCATTGGAGTGGCTCTAGCTAAGATGAGTTTTGGGAATAAAATTGGTGTAAGTATAAATGAATCCTTTGAGGTAAATAGGCTATTTGATAAAAGCATTGGCAGTATCCTTGTAGAGGTAAAGGCCAACAAAGAAGGTCAACTAGATAATCAATTTACCCTTATAGGAGAGACCGTTGATGAAGAATTAATTAAAATAGGCAAAGAGAATATAGATGTAGACTCTTTAATAAAGGCTTACGAGTTACCTCTTGCTAAGGTTCATCCAATAAAAGAGGATGAAATAGGTGACTTAAAGACTCTTCATTTTGAAACCAGCCCAAGAGTATATAAAGGTCAAAAAATTGGCGCTCCAAGGGTATTTATTCCTGTTTTTCCAGGTACTAATTGTGAATATGATTCTATCAAAGCATTTGAAAAAGCAGGTGCAACTGTGAACTCTATGGTCTTTAAGAATTTAAATTCACAGGATATTGAAGAATCTTTAAAGAACATGGCAAAGAAAATTTCGGAGGCACAAATCCTAATGATGCCAGGAGGCTTTAGTGCAGGGGATGAACCTGATGGATCAGGTAAGTTTATTGCTACAATATTTAGAAATCCATATATTACAGAAGCTGTTATGGAACTGTTAAATAAGAGAGATGGTTTGATTTTAGGCATCTGCAATGGCTTTCAAGCACTGATTAAACTAGGTCTAGTACCATATGGTAAGATTCGGCCTTTAGGCGAATCTGCGCCAACATTAACGTATAATAAAATAGGTAGACATATTTCTCGATTGTCTATGACAAAAGTGGTTTCCAAACGCTCTCCTTGGTTAAATAAGGTAGAACTTGGACAAATGCATAATATCCCTATGTCTCACGGCGAAGGACGATTTGTAGCTGATGAGAGCACTTTACAAGAACTTATTGATAAGGGCCAAATTGCAACTCAGTACGTAGATTTATCAGGAAATGCAAGTTATGATGGACGATATAATCCTAATGGCTCCCTTTACGCAGTAGAAGGAATCACAAGTCCAGATGGAAGAGTATTAGGTAAGATGGGACACTCAGAGAGAATCGGAAATGATATTCATAAAAATCAAAGCGGCGAAAAAAATCAATTCATATTTGAATCAGGAGTTCAATATTTTCAAATATAATTTTGAAATACAATAGACAATATAAAAGATAAGAA includes:
- a CDS encoding phosphoribosylformylglycinamidine synthase, giving the protein MSSEKIKRVYVEKREGFNIESKHLKTELKETLGIIGLEGLRILNRYDFVAQEDSVYEQIKKLILSEPNVDKVYDEDFPHVEEERFFAMEYLPGQYDQRADSAAQCIQILLPEARSKVKTAKVILLRGKISDKEFTKIKDYCINPVDSREASMEIPHKLTDDLEEPNDIEIIKGFILFNDEELEQYRKEKGFAMSKEDMLFVKEYFGKDEKRNPTVTELKVIDTYWSDHCRHTTFFTEIRDIQIEEGPYKEQIESTLKQYLASREYIETKKPITLMDLGTINTKQCKKMGLLEDLDQSEEINACSIKIDVDVDGQTEKWLLMFKNETHNHPTEIEPFGGAATCLGGAIRDPLSGRSYVYQAMRVTGSGDPRKSIDETIPGKLSQRKISKEAAKGFSSYGNQIGLATGQVTEIYHPGYIAKRMEVGAVIGAAPQENVVREEPLPGDIVLIIGGRTGRDGCGGATGSSKAHTEESLTQCGAEVQKGNPPEERKIQRLFRKPKVTKLIKRCNDFGAGGVSVAIGELADSLDIDLDAVPKKYEGLDGTELAISESQERMAVVIAAKDLEDFISFGHEENLEVTKVADVTASGRLIMKWRNKVILDLSRAFLNTNGAKQYADVMIASPNQSVENHHHEDSLKEIFMSELQDLNACSQQGLGEMFDGSIGAGSVLMPYGGKYAITPAEGMAGKIPVLKGETNTCSLMSYGYDPEVCEWSPYHGGIYSVVESVAKIVAMGGDYTKIRLSMQEYFERLEKDPVKWGKPFSALLGAYFAQDALGIAAIGGKDSMSGTFNDLTVPPTIISFAVTVDKAENVLSPEFKQTGSKIYLVEIKRDEKEIPNFEELKQKYSKIKNLINQKVILSAKTIGKGGIGVALAKMSFGNKIGVSINESFEVNRLFDKSIGSILVEVKANKEGQLDNQFTLIGETVDEELIKIGKENIDVDSLIKAYELPLAKVHPIKEDEIGDLKTLHFETSPRVYKGQKIGAPRVFIPVFPGTNCEYDSIKAFEKAGATVNSMVFKNLNSQDIEESLKNMAKKISEAQILMMPGGFSAGDEPDGSGKFIATIFRNPYITEAVMELLNKRDGLILGICNGFQALIKLGLVPYGKIRPLGESAPTLTYNKIGRHISRLSMTKVVSKRSPWLNKVELGQMHNIPMSHGEGRFVADESTLQELIDKGQIATQYVDLSGNASYDGRYNPNGSLYAVEGITSPDGRVLGKMGHSERIGNDIHKNQSGEKNQFIFESGVQYFQI